The Vicinamibacterales bacterium genome segment TCGCCACTGCGTCAGCGACGCTATCGTGAAGGGCCCCGAACAGGCTGAAGCGGTGTACGACGAGCTTCTGCAGTTCTTCGACAGGCATTCGTGAGGAAAGTCCCATGTCACGCATAGATACGCCAGCATCGACTGCGCCAACCGTCCTTGACCCCGTCTGCGGAATGACCATCGACCCGGCGAAGGCCGCGGGTCACCTGGATCACGCAGGACACACGTACCACTTCTGCAACGTCTCCTGCCTCGAGCGGTTCAAAGCCGACCCGGCGCGGTTCATCTCACCGGCGGCGGCAATGCCGAATCAACCGACGGCGTCCAGCGCCCATCCGGTCGAGTACACCTGTCCAATGCACCCAGAGATTCGGCAGATCGGACCCGGCACCTGCCCGAAGTGCGGAATGGCGCTCGAACCGGTGTTCCCCCAGGCGCCGCAGGCGCGCCGCGTCGAGTACACCTGTCCGATGCACCCGGAGATCGTCCGTGATGCACCGGGGAATTGCCCGATCTGCGGGATGGCGCTCGAACCGCGGACGATCACGGCGCCAGAGGAAGGCGACGAAAACCCCGAGTTGGTGGACATGAACCGGCGCTTCTGGATCAGCGTGGTGCTCACTGTCCCGTTGATCCTGATCGCCATGGCCCACGACCTGCCCGGGAACCCGCTCGCACACCTCGCGTCGCCTGCTACCATTCGCTGGGCAGAACTGGCGCTGGCGATGCCTGTCGTGCTCTGGGGCGGCTGGCCGTTCTTCGTCCGCGCGTGGCAGTCACTCGTTTTCCGCAGCCTGAACATGTTCACGCTCATCGGCCTGGGCGTGTCCGTCGCATTCACGTACAGCCTGGCCGCAACCCTGCTTCCGGAATCGTTCCCCAGTTCGTTTCGCAACATGGACGGACTCGTCGCCGTCTACTTCGAGGCGGCAGCCGCGATTGTCACCCTGGTGCTCCTCGGACAGGTCCTGGAACTGCGCGCTCGCAGTCGTACCGGTTCAGCGATTCGCGCGCTTCTTGGCCTTGCGCCGAAACAGGCGCGTCGGGTGACCGCGGATGGCCGCGAACAGGACGTGCCGCTCGAGCAGGTCCAGGTCGGCGACCTGCTTCGTGTGCGGCCGGGCGAGAAGGTCCCAGTGGACGGCATCGTCACCGAGGGGACGAGCGCGGTGGACGAGTCGATGGTGACCGGCGAGCCGATGCCCGTCGAGAAACACCCGGGCGAGCGGGTCATCGGGGCCACGATGAACACCGCCGGCAGCTTCGTCATGCGCGCCGATCGGGTCGGAGCCGAGACACTGCTTTCGCAAATCGTTCGCATGGTCGGAGAGGCGCAACGCAGCCGGGCGCCCGTCCAGCGCCTGGCCGACACCGTGTCCGCCTACTTCGTGCCTGCCGTCATTGCGGCCGCGGTCCTCGCGTTCATTGCCTGGGCACTGGTCGGTCCGGAGCCGCGTATGGCGTACGCCCTCGTCGCGGCGGTCTCCGTCCTGATCATCGCGTGCCCGTGC includes the following:
- a CDS encoding heavy metal translocating P-type ATPase, whose translation is MSRIDTPASTAPTVLDPVCGMTIDPAKAAGHLDHAGHTYHFCNVSCLERFKADPARFISPAAAMPNQPTASSAHPVEYTCPMHPEIRQIGPGTCPKCGMALEPVFPQAPQARRVEYTCPMHPEIVRDAPGNCPICGMALEPRTITAPEEGDENPELVDMNRRFWISVVLTVPLILIAMAHDLPGNPLAHLASPATIRWAELALAMPVVLWGGWPFFVRAWQSLVFRSLNMFTLIGLGVSVAFTYSLAATLLPESFPSSFRNMDGLVAVYFEAAAAIVTLVLLGQVLELRARSRTGSAIRALLGLAPKQARRVTADGREQDVPLEQVQVGDLLRVRPGEKVPVDGIVTEGTSAVDESMVTGEPMPVEKHPGERVIGATMNTAGSFVMRADRVGAETLLSQIVRMVGEAQRSRAPVQRLADTVSAYFVPAVIAAAVLAFIAWALVGPEPRMAYALVAAVSVLIIACPCALGLATPMSIMVATGKGASVGVLFRSAEAIEVLRQVDTLVVDKTGTLTEGKPKLVAVVPQAGQDEAEVLRLAASLEQGSEHPLASAVVAGAASRGVVLPKPSDFRAISGKGVTGTVDGHAVALGNLALLQQLHVDPGPLAARAEELRADGQTVMYVAVDAQSAGLLAVADPIKSTTVEAIRQLHAEGLTIVMLTGDNRTTAQAVARRLGIDDVVADVLPEQKAEAVKRLQAEGRVVAMAGDGINDAPALAQAQVGIAMGTGTDVAMESAGVTLVKGDLTGIVRARRLSRATMANIKQNLFFAFVYNALGVPLAAGVLYPFFGSLLSPMVAAAAMSFSSVSVITNALRLRGARI